The Syngnathus typhle isolate RoL2023-S1 ecotype Sweden linkage group LG1, RoL_Styp_1.0, whole genome shotgun sequence genome includes a window with the following:
- the slc25a51b gene encoding solute carrier family 25 member 51b — protein sequence MDSPSTQTPPPSASLAKGGHPLLSTGPLSAILGPHGKHYLCGSIAAFTNIMVTFPIQKVLFRQQLHGVLALDAVRQLQREGLRNLYRGLLPPLLQKSTTVAIMFGLYEDFSRVLLEQADGSGVPELVTRSFAAALAGTAEAFLAPFERVQTLLQDHRHHGRFNNTAHTFRTLLSEYGVRECYRGLVPILLRNGPSNVLFFGLRGPIKEQLPEATSRASHLVNDFVCGGVLGAALGIMFYPLNVIKSRAQSRVGGAFQPCRQVLLTVWRERGGSVAMLFRGAHLNYHRSLLSWGIINATYELLLKLI from the coding sequence ATGGACTCTCCATCAACGCAGACTCCTCCACCGTCGGCCTCTTTGGCTAAAGGAGGTCACCCCCTGCTTTCTACGGGACCCCTGAGCGCCATTCTAGGACCTCATGGAAAGCATTACCTCTGTGGCTCCATCGCAGCTTTCACCAACATCATGGTGACCTTCCCCATCCAAAAGGTTCTCTTCCGCCAGCAGCTGCACGGCGTGCTGGCGCTCGATGCGGTACGACAGCTACAAAGGGAAGGACTTAGGAATCTTTACAGGGGGCTGCTTCCCCCGCTACTCCAGAAGAGCACCACCGTGGCCATCATGTTCGGCTTGTACGAGGACTTCTCCCGAGTTCTTCTGGAGCAGGCCGACGGCAGCGGCGTGCCGGAGCTGGTCACGCGAAGCTTTGCCGCTGCATTGGCGGGAACAGCGGAGGCCTTCCTGGCCCCCTTTGAGCGTGTGCAGACGCTCCTTCAGGACCACCGGCACCACGGACGCTTCAACAACACAGCCCACACCTTCAGGACACTTCTGAGCGAGTACGGTGTCCGGGAGTGCTACCGCGGCCTGGTGCCCATATTGCTCCGCAACGGCCCGAGCAACGTGCTGTTCTTCGGCCTGCGAGGACCCATAAAGGAACAGCTCCCCGAAGCCACCAGCCGGGCCAGTCACCTCGTTAACGATTTTGTATGTGGGGGCGTTCTAGGGGCGGCGCTTGGCATCATGTTCTACCCGTTAAACGTCATCAAGTCGCGGGCTCAGTCTCGGGTAGGCGGAGCCTTCCAGCCGTGCCGGCAGGTGCTGCTCACGGTGTGGCGGGAGCGTGGCGGGAGCGTTGCCATGCTCTTTCGAGGGGCCCACCTCAATTACCACCGTTCGCTCCTCTCCTGGGGTATCATCAATGCCACCtacgagctgctgctgaagctcatatga
- the ints10 gene encoding integrator complex subunit 10 isoform X4 yields the protein MSAQKDCEFLVKRARELVPDDPCAAKAWLITARTLYPADFNIQYEMYIIERNAERTSCAGRLLYDMFLNFPDQPIVWREISVITAALRSDAQDKHSQFLRGLFETLPGRIQCEMLLKATEQCFNTLEKAEMLLLLLKRFPESVVQHGVSLGETLLEAEASEKVDSPINCFRKLFVCDVLPLVLNNMDMRLPASLMQKYILKAAEFYIGYVTRGPSPDGQINTSQEGGPLKSPGVSRGSQRYVIDGLSEKSSVVAEPWERLLDLLAIVGARCEWQGDKGQRSYIDLLQRVKELCRYLPGLEGDTRARCCSQVVICTALVLFRNAFLYVSTVQPALFQSVNTLNLGPWILVEDFSSVYTDVDVERVTVKHSHKKRKMADGREKTISSDDEEGLGKVRGRHILVNKTEMPNWSETLEGFYTARESWDILHSHDSLETEFKNICASWKTDSWLWFRIFLTDMIIYQGQYRKALSSLHQMAAMQPPQSGQQSPLGQTSLEHHRALIQQASCHYALGEYRMACEKLLDVVSGVVPPNHEPTKTPEDQTRVKTKIKKSHDLRLLPCTSNAILPFCLQLMLACFKPRAFTDNRDDLLLGHVVVLLQYDWPQGEMLFLKAVDKICLQGAFQYENFFNYVTNIDMLEEFAYLRTPDGGRIQLELLPNQGMLIKNPRPALGLELNTLLLQGVQTMDRHHTVTRGITKGVKEDFRLAMERQVSRCGENLLNVLHRFCINEKIIIVQSLP from the exons ATGTCAGCGCAAAAAGACTGCGAATTTTTGGTCAAAAGAGCTCGCGAGCTCGTTCCTGATGACCCCTGTGCGGCTAAAGCCTGGCTCATAACTGCCAGGACGCTTTACCCTGCCGACTTCAACATACAG TATGAAATGTACATCATTGAACGCAATGCAGAAAGGACATCCTGTGCAGGGAGATTGCTGTATGACAT GTTTTTAAATTTCCCAGATCAACCCATTGTGTGGCGGGAGATCAGTGTCATCACAGCAGCTCTGCGCAGTGACGCTCAAGACAAACATTCACAGTTCCTTCGAG GGCTTTTTGAAACACTGCCTGGTCGTATACAGTGTGAGATGTTGCTGAAGGCAACAGAGCAGTGCTTCAACACTTTGGAGAAGGCTGAGATGCTGTTGCTCCTACTGAAACGCTTTCCAGAGTCTGTGGTCCAACACGGA GTGAGTCTAGGCGAGACACTGTTGGAGGCAGAGGCATCTGAGAAAGTGGACTCGCCCATCAACTGCTTCAGGAAACTTTTTG TGTGTGACGTCCTTCCTTTGGTTCTAAACAACATGGACATGCGTCTGCCAGCCAGCTTGATGCAGAAATACATCCTGAAAGCTGCTGAGTTCTACATCGGTTACGTCACCCGAGGACCTTCACCCGACGGACAGATAAATA CGTCTCAAGAAGGTGGTCCTCTAAAGTCCCCCGGTGTCTCCCGTGGCTCCCAGCGCTATGTTATCGACGGCCTGTCGGAAAAATCTTCAGTGGTTGCCGAACCTTGGGAGAGGCTGTTGGACCTCCTTGCCATCGTTGGCGCTCGATGTGAGTGGCAGGGAGACAAAGGACAGAG GAGTTATATTGACTTACTTCAGAGAGTAAAGGAGCTGTGTCGCTACTTACCGGGCCTGGAGGGTGACACGAGAGCCCGCTGCTGCAGCCAGGTGGTTATCTGCACCGCCCTTGTCCTCTTCCGCAACGCCTTCCTCTACGTCTCGACTGTCCAGCCAGCGCTGTTCCAAA GTGTGAATACGCTCAACTTGGGGCCGTGGATCCTAGTAGAGGATTTTAGCTCTGTCTACACTGATGTGGATGTGGAGAGAGTAACAGTCAAACACTCACACAAAAAGCGCAAAATGGCCGATGGCAGAGAGAAGACCATT AGCTCCGATGATGAGGAAGGCTTGGGGAAGGTGCGTGGCCGACACATCTTGGTGAACAAGACTGAGATGCCCAACTGGTCAGAGACCCTCGAGGGGTTTTATACAGCGAGGGAAAGCTGGGACATTCTACACTCCCATGACAGCCTTGAAACTG AGTTCAAAAATATTTGTGCTTCTTGGAAGACCGACAGCTGGCTGTGGTTCCGCATTTTCCTCACCGACATGATTATATACCAG GGACAGTACCGTAAGGCCCTGTCTAGCTTGCACCAAATGGCCGCCATGCAGCCCCCTCAGTCGGGTCAACAGAGTCCCTTGGGTCAGACCAGTCTGGAGCACCACCGGGCCCTCATACAGCAGGCCTCCTGCCACTACGCACTGGGAGAATACAGG atggCCTGTGAGAAGCTTCTTGATGTTGTCAGCGGAGTGGTACCGCCAAACCATGAACCAACAAAGACTCCTGAAGATCAGACGAGAGTTAAGACCAAAATTAAGAAAA GTCATGACCTGAGATTGCTCCCATGCACCAGCAATGCTATATTACCTTTCTGCCTCCAGCTGATGTTGGCCTGCTTCAAG CCGCGAGCCTTCACGGACAACCGAGACGACCTGTTGTTGGGTCACGTGGTGGTCCTCCTGCAGTACGACTGGCCACAGGGCGAGATGCTCTTCCTAAAAGCTGTGGATAAGATCTGTCTGCAAGGCGCTTTCCAGTATGAGAATTTCTTCAACTATGTCACCA ACATCGACATGCTGGAGGAGTTTGCATACCTGCGTACCCCTGACGGAGGGAGGATCCAACTGGAGCTGCTACCCAATCAGGGGATGCTGATTAA GAACCCTAGGCCCGCCCTGGGTTTGGAGTTAAACACTCTTCTGCTACAAGGGGTTCAGACGATGGACAG ACACCACACAGTGACGAGAGGGATCACCAAAGGAGTGAAAGAGGATTTCCGTCTGGCTATGGAAAGGCAAGTGTCACGCTGTGGGGAGAACCTGCTCAATGTGCTGCACCGTTTCTGTATCAACGAGAAAATCATCATTGTCCAGTCTCTCCCTTGA
- the ints10 gene encoding integrator complex subunit 10 isoform X2, whose translation MSAQKDCEFLVKRARELVPDDPCAAKAWLITARTLYPADFNIQYEMYIIERNAERTSCAGRLLYDMFLNFPDQPIVWREISVITAALRSDAQDKHSQFLRGLFETLPGRIQCEMLLKATEQCFNTLEKAEMLLLLLKRFPESVVQHGVSLGETLLEAEASEKVDSPINCFRKLFVCDVLPLVLNNMDMRLPASLMQKYILKAAEFYIGYVTRGPSPDGQINTSQEGGPLKSPGVSRGSQRYVIDGLSEKSSVVAEPWERLLDLLAIVGARCEWQGDKGQRSYIDLLQRVKELCRYLPGLEGDTRARCCSQVVICTALVLFRNAFLYVSTVQPALFQSVNTLNLGPWILVEDFSSVYTDVDVERVTVKHSHKKRKMADGREKTISSDDEEGLGKVRGRHILVNKTEMPNWSETLEGFYTARESWDILHSHDSLETEFKNICASWKTDSWLWFRIFLTDMIIYQGQYRKALSSLHQMAAMQPPQSGQQSPLGQTSLEHHRALIQQASCHYALGEYRMACEKLLDVVSGVVPPNHEPTKTPEDQTRVKTKIKKSHDLRLLPCTSNAILPFCLQLMLACFKPRAFTDNRDDLLLGHVVVLLQYDWPQGEMLFLKAVDKICLQGAFQYENFFNYVTNIDMLEEFAYLRTPDGGRIQLELLPNQGMLIKHHTVTRGITKGVKEDFRLAMERQVSRCGENLLNVLHRFCINEKIIIVQSLP comes from the exons ATGTCAGCGCAAAAAGACTGCGAATTTTTGGTCAAAAGAGCTCGCGAGCTCGTTCCTGATGACCCCTGTGCGGCTAAAGCCTGGCTCATAACTGCCAGGACGCTTTACCCTGCCGACTTCAACATACAG TATGAAATGTACATCATTGAACGCAATGCAGAAAGGACATCCTGTGCAGGGAGATTGCTGTATGACAT GTTTTTAAATTTCCCAGATCAACCCATTGTGTGGCGGGAGATCAGTGTCATCACAGCAGCTCTGCGCAGTGACGCTCAAGACAAACATTCACAGTTCCTTCGAG GGCTTTTTGAAACACTGCCTGGTCGTATACAGTGTGAGATGTTGCTGAAGGCAACAGAGCAGTGCTTCAACACTTTGGAGAAGGCTGAGATGCTGTTGCTCCTACTGAAACGCTTTCCAGAGTCTGTGGTCCAACACGGA GTGAGTCTAGGCGAGACACTGTTGGAGGCAGAGGCATCTGAGAAAGTGGACTCGCCCATCAACTGCTTCAGGAAACTTTTTG TGTGTGACGTCCTTCCTTTGGTTCTAAACAACATGGACATGCGTCTGCCAGCCAGCTTGATGCAGAAATACATCCTGAAAGCTGCTGAGTTCTACATCGGTTACGTCACCCGAGGACCTTCACCCGACGGACAGATAAATA CGTCTCAAGAAGGTGGTCCTCTAAAGTCCCCCGGTGTCTCCCGTGGCTCCCAGCGCTATGTTATCGACGGCCTGTCGGAAAAATCTTCAGTGGTTGCCGAACCTTGGGAGAGGCTGTTGGACCTCCTTGCCATCGTTGGCGCTCGATGTGAGTGGCAGGGAGACAAAGGACAGAG GAGTTATATTGACTTACTTCAGAGAGTAAAGGAGCTGTGTCGCTACTTACCGGGCCTGGAGGGTGACACGAGAGCCCGCTGCTGCAGCCAGGTGGTTATCTGCACCGCCCTTGTCCTCTTCCGCAACGCCTTCCTCTACGTCTCGACTGTCCAGCCAGCGCTGTTCCAAA GTGTGAATACGCTCAACTTGGGGCCGTGGATCCTAGTAGAGGATTTTAGCTCTGTCTACACTGATGTGGATGTGGAGAGAGTAACAGTCAAACACTCACACAAAAAGCGCAAAATGGCCGATGGCAGAGAGAAGACCATT AGCTCCGATGATGAGGAAGGCTTGGGGAAGGTGCGTGGCCGACACATCTTGGTGAACAAGACTGAGATGCCCAACTGGTCAGAGACCCTCGAGGGGTTTTATACAGCGAGGGAAAGCTGGGACATTCTACACTCCCATGACAGCCTTGAAACTG AGTTCAAAAATATTTGTGCTTCTTGGAAGACCGACAGCTGGCTGTGGTTCCGCATTTTCCTCACCGACATGATTATATACCAG GGACAGTACCGTAAGGCCCTGTCTAGCTTGCACCAAATGGCCGCCATGCAGCCCCCTCAGTCGGGTCAACAGAGTCCCTTGGGTCAGACCAGTCTGGAGCACCACCGGGCCCTCATACAGCAGGCCTCCTGCCACTACGCACTGGGAGAATACAGG atggCCTGTGAGAAGCTTCTTGATGTTGTCAGCGGAGTGGTACCGCCAAACCATGAACCAACAAAGACTCCTGAAGATCAGACGAGAGTTAAGACCAAAATTAAGAAAA GTCATGACCTGAGATTGCTCCCATGCACCAGCAATGCTATATTACCTTTCTGCCTCCAGCTGATGTTGGCCTGCTTCAAG CCGCGAGCCTTCACGGACAACCGAGACGACCTGTTGTTGGGTCACGTGGTGGTCCTCCTGCAGTACGACTGGCCACAGGGCGAGATGCTCTTCCTAAAAGCTGTGGATAAGATCTGTCTGCAAGGCGCTTTCCAGTATGAGAATTTCTTCAACTATGTCACCA ACATCGACATGCTGGAGGAGTTTGCATACCTGCGTACCCCTGACGGAGGGAGGATCCAACTGGAGCTGCTACCCAATCAGGGGATGCTGATTAA ACACCACACAGTGACGAGAGGGATCACCAAAGGAGTGAAAGAGGATTTCCGTCTGGCTATGGAAAGGCAAGTGTCACGCTGTGGGGAGAACCTGCTCAATGTGCTGCACCGTTTCTGTATCAACGAGAAAATCATCATTGTCCAGTCTCTCCCTTGA
- the ints10 gene encoding integrator complex subunit 10 isoform X3, translated as MSAQKDCEFLVKRARELVPDDPCAAKAWLITARTLYPADFNIQYEMYIIERNAERTSCAGRLLYDMFLNFPDQPIVWREISVITAALRSDAQDKHSQFLRGLFETLPGRIQCEMLLKATEQCFNTLEKAEMLLLLLKRFPESVVQHGVSLGETLLEAEASEKVDSPINCFRKLFVCDVLPLVLNNMDMRLPASLMQKYILKAAEFYIGYVTRGPSPDGQINTSQEGGPLKSPGVSRGSQRYVIDGLSEKSSVVAEPWERLLDLLAIVGARCEWQGDKGQRSYIDLLQRVKELCRYLPGLEGDTRARCCSQVVICTALVLFRNAFLYVSTVQPALFQSVNTLNLGPWILVEDFSSVYTDVDVERVTVKHSHKKRKMADGREKTISSDDEEGLGKVRGRHILVNKTEMPNWSETLEGFYTARESWDILHSHDSLETEFKNICASWKTDSWLWFRIFLTDMIIYQGQYRKALSSLHQMAAMQPPQSGQQSPLGQTSLEHHRALIQQASCHYALGEYRMACEKLLDVVSGVVPPNHEPTKTPEDQTRVKTKIKKSHDLRLLPCTSNAILPFCLQLMLACFKPRAFTDNRDDLLLGHVVVLLQYDWPQGEMLFLKAVDKICLQGAFQYENFFNYVTNIDMLEEFAYLRTPDGGRIQLELLPNQGMLIKNPRPALGLELNTLLLQGVQTMDRFLFGPVI; from the exons ATGTCAGCGCAAAAAGACTGCGAATTTTTGGTCAAAAGAGCTCGCGAGCTCGTTCCTGATGACCCCTGTGCGGCTAAAGCCTGGCTCATAACTGCCAGGACGCTTTACCCTGCCGACTTCAACATACAG TATGAAATGTACATCATTGAACGCAATGCAGAAAGGACATCCTGTGCAGGGAGATTGCTGTATGACAT GTTTTTAAATTTCCCAGATCAACCCATTGTGTGGCGGGAGATCAGTGTCATCACAGCAGCTCTGCGCAGTGACGCTCAAGACAAACATTCACAGTTCCTTCGAG GGCTTTTTGAAACACTGCCTGGTCGTATACAGTGTGAGATGTTGCTGAAGGCAACAGAGCAGTGCTTCAACACTTTGGAGAAGGCTGAGATGCTGTTGCTCCTACTGAAACGCTTTCCAGAGTCTGTGGTCCAACACGGA GTGAGTCTAGGCGAGACACTGTTGGAGGCAGAGGCATCTGAGAAAGTGGACTCGCCCATCAACTGCTTCAGGAAACTTTTTG TGTGTGACGTCCTTCCTTTGGTTCTAAACAACATGGACATGCGTCTGCCAGCCAGCTTGATGCAGAAATACATCCTGAAAGCTGCTGAGTTCTACATCGGTTACGTCACCCGAGGACCTTCACCCGACGGACAGATAAATA CGTCTCAAGAAGGTGGTCCTCTAAAGTCCCCCGGTGTCTCCCGTGGCTCCCAGCGCTATGTTATCGACGGCCTGTCGGAAAAATCTTCAGTGGTTGCCGAACCTTGGGAGAGGCTGTTGGACCTCCTTGCCATCGTTGGCGCTCGATGTGAGTGGCAGGGAGACAAAGGACAGAG GAGTTATATTGACTTACTTCAGAGAGTAAAGGAGCTGTGTCGCTACTTACCGGGCCTGGAGGGTGACACGAGAGCCCGCTGCTGCAGCCAGGTGGTTATCTGCACCGCCCTTGTCCTCTTCCGCAACGCCTTCCTCTACGTCTCGACTGTCCAGCCAGCGCTGTTCCAAA GTGTGAATACGCTCAACTTGGGGCCGTGGATCCTAGTAGAGGATTTTAGCTCTGTCTACACTGATGTGGATGTGGAGAGAGTAACAGTCAAACACTCACACAAAAAGCGCAAAATGGCCGATGGCAGAGAGAAGACCATT AGCTCCGATGATGAGGAAGGCTTGGGGAAGGTGCGTGGCCGACACATCTTGGTGAACAAGACTGAGATGCCCAACTGGTCAGAGACCCTCGAGGGGTTTTATACAGCGAGGGAAAGCTGGGACATTCTACACTCCCATGACAGCCTTGAAACTG AGTTCAAAAATATTTGTGCTTCTTGGAAGACCGACAGCTGGCTGTGGTTCCGCATTTTCCTCACCGACATGATTATATACCAG GGACAGTACCGTAAGGCCCTGTCTAGCTTGCACCAAATGGCCGCCATGCAGCCCCCTCAGTCGGGTCAACAGAGTCCCTTGGGTCAGACCAGTCTGGAGCACCACCGGGCCCTCATACAGCAGGCCTCCTGCCACTACGCACTGGGAGAATACAGG atggCCTGTGAGAAGCTTCTTGATGTTGTCAGCGGAGTGGTACCGCCAAACCATGAACCAACAAAGACTCCTGAAGATCAGACGAGAGTTAAGACCAAAATTAAGAAAA GTCATGACCTGAGATTGCTCCCATGCACCAGCAATGCTATATTACCTTTCTGCCTCCAGCTGATGTTGGCCTGCTTCAAG CCGCGAGCCTTCACGGACAACCGAGACGACCTGTTGTTGGGTCACGTGGTGGTCCTCCTGCAGTACGACTGGCCACAGGGCGAGATGCTCTTCCTAAAAGCTGTGGATAAGATCTGTCTGCAAGGCGCTTTCCAGTATGAGAATTTCTTCAACTATGTCACCA ACATCGACATGCTGGAGGAGTTTGCATACCTGCGTACCCCTGACGGAGGGAGGATCCAACTGGAGCTGCTACCCAATCAGGGGATGCTGATTAA GAACCCTAGGCCCGCCCTGGGTTTGGAGTTAAACACTCTTCTGCTACAAGGGGTTCAGACGATGGACAG ATTTTTATTTGGGCCAGTCATTTGA
- the ints10 gene encoding integrator complex subunit 10 isoform X1: MSAQKDCEFLVKRARELVPDDPCAAKAWLITARTLYPADFNIQYEMYIIERNAERTSCAGRLLYDMFLNFPDQPIVWREISVITAALRSDAQDKHSQFLRGLFETLPGRIQCEMLLKATEQCFNTLEKAEMLLLLLKRFPESVVQHGVSLGETLLEAEASEKVDSPINCFRKLFVCDVLPLVLNNMDMRLPASLMQKYILKAAEFYIGYVTRGPSPDGQINTSQEGGPLKSPGVSRGSQRYVIDGLSEKSSVVAEPWERLLDLLAIVGARCEWQGDKGQRSYIDLLQRVKELCRYLPGLEGDTRARCCSQVVICTALVLFRNAFLYVSTVQPALFQSVNTLNLGPWILVEDFSSVYTDVDVERVTVKHSHKKRKMADGREKTISSDDEEGLGKVRGRHILVNKTEMPNWSETLEGFYTARESWDILHSHDSLETEFKNICASWKTDSWLWFRIFLTDMIIYQGQYRKALSSLHQMAAMQPPQSGQQSPLGQTSLEHHRALIQQASCHYALGEYRMACEKLLDVVSGVVPPNHEPTKTPEDQTRVKTKIKKSHDLRLLPCTSNAILPFCLQLMLACFKPRAFTDNRDDLLLGHVVVLLQYDWPQGEMLFLKAVDKICLQGAFQYENFFNYVTNIDMLEEFAYLRTPDGGRIQLELLPNQGMLIKNPRPALGLELNTLLLQGVQTMDRYPGPLPIPPLQHQSPFIPNSKACHPLQPPPSLPPSLADFYLGQSFENKSSSPFG; the protein is encoded by the exons ATGTCAGCGCAAAAAGACTGCGAATTTTTGGTCAAAAGAGCTCGCGAGCTCGTTCCTGATGACCCCTGTGCGGCTAAAGCCTGGCTCATAACTGCCAGGACGCTTTACCCTGCCGACTTCAACATACAG TATGAAATGTACATCATTGAACGCAATGCAGAAAGGACATCCTGTGCAGGGAGATTGCTGTATGACAT GTTTTTAAATTTCCCAGATCAACCCATTGTGTGGCGGGAGATCAGTGTCATCACAGCAGCTCTGCGCAGTGACGCTCAAGACAAACATTCACAGTTCCTTCGAG GGCTTTTTGAAACACTGCCTGGTCGTATACAGTGTGAGATGTTGCTGAAGGCAACAGAGCAGTGCTTCAACACTTTGGAGAAGGCTGAGATGCTGTTGCTCCTACTGAAACGCTTTCCAGAGTCTGTGGTCCAACACGGA GTGAGTCTAGGCGAGACACTGTTGGAGGCAGAGGCATCTGAGAAAGTGGACTCGCCCATCAACTGCTTCAGGAAACTTTTTG TGTGTGACGTCCTTCCTTTGGTTCTAAACAACATGGACATGCGTCTGCCAGCCAGCTTGATGCAGAAATACATCCTGAAAGCTGCTGAGTTCTACATCGGTTACGTCACCCGAGGACCTTCACCCGACGGACAGATAAATA CGTCTCAAGAAGGTGGTCCTCTAAAGTCCCCCGGTGTCTCCCGTGGCTCCCAGCGCTATGTTATCGACGGCCTGTCGGAAAAATCTTCAGTGGTTGCCGAACCTTGGGAGAGGCTGTTGGACCTCCTTGCCATCGTTGGCGCTCGATGTGAGTGGCAGGGAGACAAAGGACAGAG GAGTTATATTGACTTACTTCAGAGAGTAAAGGAGCTGTGTCGCTACTTACCGGGCCTGGAGGGTGACACGAGAGCCCGCTGCTGCAGCCAGGTGGTTATCTGCACCGCCCTTGTCCTCTTCCGCAACGCCTTCCTCTACGTCTCGACTGTCCAGCCAGCGCTGTTCCAAA GTGTGAATACGCTCAACTTGGGGCCGTGGATCCTAGTAGAGGATTTTAGCTCTGTCTACACTGATGTGGATGTGGAGAGAGTAACAGTCAAACACTCACACAAAAAGCGCAAAATGGCCGATGGCAGAGAGAAGACCATT AGCTCCGATGATGAGGAAGGCTTGGGGAAGGTGCGTGGCCGACACATCTTGGTGAACAAGACTGAGATGCCCAACTGGTCAGAGACCCTCGAGGGGTTTTATACAGCGAGGGAAAGCTGGGACATTCTACACTCCCATGACAGCCTTGAAACTG AGTTCAAAAATATTTGTGCTTCTTGGAAGACCGACAGCTGGCTGTGGTTCCGCATTTTCCTCACCGACATGATTATATACCAG GGACAGTACCGTAAGGCCCTGTCTAGCTTGCACCAAATGGCCGCCATGCAGCCCCCTCAGTCGGGTCAACAGAGTCCCTTGGGTCAGACCAGTCTGGAGCACCACCGGGCCCTCATACAGCAGGCCTCCTGCCACTACGCACTGGGAGAATACAGG atggCCTGTGAGAAGCTTCTTGATGTTGTCAGCGGAGTGGTACCGCCAAACCATGAACCAACAAAGACTCCTGAAGATCAGACGAGAGTTAAGACCAAAATTAAGAAAA GTCATGACCTGAGATTGCTCCCATGCACCAGCAATGCTATATTACCTTTCTGCCTCCAGCTGATGTTGGCCTGCTTCAAG CCGCGAGCCTTCACGGACAACCGAGACGACCTGTTGTTGGGTCACGTGGTGGTCCTCCTGCAGTACGACTGGCCACAGGGCGAGATGCTCTTCCTAAAAGCTGTGGATAAGATCTGTCTGCAAGGCGCTTTCCAGTATGAGAATTTCTTCAACTATGTCACCA ACATCGACATGCTGGAGGAGTTTGCATACCTGCGTACCCCTGACGGAGGGAGGATCCAACTGGAGCTGCTACCCAATCAGGGGATGCTGATTAA GAACCCTAGGCCCGCCCTGGGTTTGGAGTTAAACACTCTTCTGCTACAAGGGGTTCAGACGATGGACAGGTACCCCGGGCCCCTCCCCATCCCTCCCCTCCAGCACCAGTCACCATTCATTCCCAACTCCAAGGCCTGTCATCCACTccaaccccctccctccctccctccttccctcgcaGATTTTTATTTGGGCCAGTCATTTGAGAACAAGTCGTCGTCGCCGTTTGGTTGA
- the atp1b4 gene encoding protein ATP1B4, whose product MEPSSTEGGAEEIPLPKSPPAKVILKHGQELEEEQEELAEHRPLEQEDLNFERWKRRPLPRRTLHQKISDVKTYLWNAETKEFMGRSGKSWSLILLFYAALYTFLAAMFGGCIFCLMWSISPYHPTYNDRVMPPGMTMAPHLEGHDITFNASDRKSWKRYARSMDEHLRPYNDGAQDRKNIRCTQERYFMQEDLEEDAERKACQFKRSWLGECSGLQDPHYGYSQGRPCILLRMNRILGYLPGQGKPVNVTCGVKRGPPDALGEIQFFPKSIFDLKYYPYYGKQRHVNYSSPVVAVRFSGVQYDTHIQVQCKLNGKGIINDSPTDRHLGSVTFFLDVGA is encoded by the exons ATGGAGCCCAGTTCCACTGAAGGAGGAGCTGAGGAAATCCCGCTCCCAAAAAGTCCA CCTGCCAAGGTGATCCTCAAACACGGCcaagagctggaggaggagcaggaggagctgGCCGAGCACCGGCCTCTGGAGCAGGAGGACCTCAACTTCGAGAGGTGGAAGCGTCGTCCCTTGCCCAGGAGGACGCTGCACCAGAAGATCAGCGACGTGAAGACCTACCTGTGGAATGCCGAGACCAAGGAGTTCATGGGCCGCTCGGGAAAGAGCTGGA GTCTCATCCTTCTCTTCTATGCTGCACTTTATACCTTCCTGGCGGCCATGTTTGGCGGCTGTATATTTTGCCTCATGTGGTCTATTAGTCCCTACCATCCCACCTATAACGACAGAGTGATGCCACCAG GTATGACCATGGCGCCACACCTGGAAGGTCACGACATCACCTTCAACGCCTCCGACCGCAAATCGTGGAAGCGCTACGCCCGCTCTATGGATGAACACCTACGAC CCTACAACGATGGCGCGCAGGACAGGAAGAACATCCGCTGCACACAGGAAAGGTACTTCATGCAGGAGGACTTGGAAGAGGACGCTGAAAGGAAGGCGTGCCAGTTCAAGAGGTCCTGGCTGGGGGAGTGCTCAGGTCTGCAGGACCCCCATTACGGGTACTCGCAGGGGAGGCCGTGCATCCTTCTCCGAATGAACAGG ATTCTTGGATATCTGCCTGGACAAGGGAAACCAGTCAATGTGACTTGTGGAGTCAAG agAGGACCACCAGATGCCTTGGgagaaattcagtttttcccaaaaagtatttttgatcTTAAGTACTACCCTTACTATGGGAAACAACGACAT GTGAACTACTCATCTCCAGTGGTGGCCGTGCGTTTCTCGGGAGTTCAGTACGACACTCACATCCAAGTGCAGTGCAAGCTGAATGGAAAGGGGATCATCAACGACTCGCCCACCGATCGCCACCTTGGGAGTGTCACCTTCTTCTTGGACGTTGGAGCGTAG